A genomic segment from Alteribacillus bidgolensis encodes:
- a CDS encoding SRPBCC domain-containing protein, giving the protein MSINELKSRVENDQVLVLERIFDAPRDLVFKMFKEPEHLKHWWGPIGWELPVCHIDFRPGGTWHFCMKCMDRNQGEYYGMESWGKVVYKNIIEPEKIIYTDYFSDADGNIDENMPSSEITLEFIDLGGKTKLVNRAEYVSAEALKTVMDMGMLQGITETWNRLEEHLNEVK; this is encoded by the coding sequence ATGTCAATCAACGAATTAAAATCTAGAGTAGAGAACGATCAGGTGCTGGTACTGGAGCGTATTTTCGATGCACCGCGCGATCTCGTTTTCAAAATGTTTAAAGAACCTGAGCATCTCAAGCATTGGTGGGGACCTATTGGCTGGGAACTTCCAGTTTGCCACATTGATTTTCGACCGGGCGGTACATGGCATTTCTGTATGAAGTGTATGGACCGGAATCAAGGAGAATATTATGGTATGGAGTCTTGGGGGAAAGTCGTTTACAAGAATATTATCGAGCCAGAGAAGATTATTTACACCGATTACTTCTCGGATGCCGATGGTAATATAGACGAAAATATGCCATCATCTGAGATCACGTTGGAATTCATCGATCTGGGCGGCAAGACGAAACTAGTTAACCGTGCTGAATATGTGTCTGCGGAAGCTCTCAAGACAGTCATGGACATGGGCATGTTACAAGGCATCACCGAAACGTGGAATCGTCTGGAAGAACATTTGAACGAGGTCAAATAA
- a CDS encoding VOC family protein has protein sequence MIEQKIVPHLWFNQEAKEAAQFYASIFPDSKVTNIATIHDTPSGDSNVVSFNLAGYSFMAINGGPYFQFNPSISFFVNFDPSRDENARENLDQLWEKLAQGGTPLMLLQEYPFSKRYGWIQDKYGLTWQLILTNPDGEEQPFIIPSLMYVQDVCGKAEEASDFYLSVFNKSRRGEIARYPADMEPDKEGTLMFTDFMLEKQWFAAMDSAQSHNFKFNEAISLLVQCENQAEIDYYWEKLSSDPKAEQCGWLKDQYGVSWQIWPKVMGEMMANGTNEQMDRLTKTFLQMKKFDIEKLKEAYQGKY, from the coding sequence ATGATAGAACAAAAAATTGTCCCGCATCTATGGTTTAATCAGGAAGCAAAAGAAGCTGCACAATTTTATGCATCCATTTTTCCAGATTCAAAAGTCACCAATATCGCAACAATTCACGACACACCATCTGGAGATAGCAATGTCGTTTCTTTTAATCTCGCAGGATATTCATTTATGGCCATAAATGGAGGCCCGTATTTTCAGTTCAACCCCTCGATTTCTTTTTTTGTCAATTTTGATCCTTCTAGAGATGAGAATGCGAGGGAAAATTTAGATCAGCTCTGGGAAAAGCTGGCCCAAGGCGGTACACCACTTATGCTGCTTCAAGAATATCCATTCAGTAAGCGCTACGGATGGATACAGGATAAATATGGCCTGACATGGCAGCTGATCCTCACGAACCCCGATGGTGAAGAACAACCATTTATCATACCTTCATTGATGTATGTTCAAGATGTGTGCGGTAAGGCAGAAGAAGCCAGTGACTTTTATCTTTCTGTTTTCAATAAGTCAAGACGAGGGGAAATCGCACGCTATCCAGCAGACATGGAGCCAGACAAGGAAGGAACTTTGATGTTTACAGATTTTATGCTAGAGAAGCAATGGTTTGCTGCTATGGACAGTGCTCAGTCCCATAACTTCAAATTTAATGAAGCCATTTCACTTTTAGTTCAGTGTGAAAATCAAGCAGAGATTGATTACTACTGGGAAAAGCTTTCCTCAGATCCAAAAGCAGAACAATGTGGCTGGTTGAAAGATCAGTATGGTGTATCTTGGCAAATTTGGCCAAAGGTTATGGGAGAAATGATGGCAAACGGGACAAACGAACAAATGGATCGATTAACAAAAACATTTCTTCAAATGAAAAAATTTGACATAGAAAAATTAAAAGAAGCATATCAAGGTAAGTATTAA
- a CDS encoding fructose bisphosphate aldolase, whose translation MNNNHFDKMKNGKGFIAALDQSGGSTPKALAAYGVPEDSYAGKDEMFDLVHEMRTRIITSPAFRSDSILGAILFEQTMDRDIEGQYTADYLADKGIVPFLKVDKGLAEQKNGVQLMKPINDLDETLRRANERNIFGTKMRSVIHELNQEGIKAVVDQQFDFGKRIIAADLIPIIEPEVNIHSESKEQSEEMLKEEILKHLDDLSEEENVMLKLTIPTKANLYKELIEHPRVIRVVALSGGYAREKANEKLKKNDGLIASFSRALTADLNVNQSDEEFNETLQQAVDTIYDASVNKE comes from the coding sequence ATGAACAATAACCATTTTGACAAAATGAAAAACGGAAAAGGATTTATCGCAGCACTTGACCAAAGCGGGGGAAGTACGCCGAAAGCATTGGCCGCATACGGTGTACCGGAAGATTCCTACGCCGGGAAAGATGAAATGTTTGACCTGGTCCATGAGATGAGAACAAGAATTATCACGTCCCCTGCCTTCCGTTCCGACTCCATTCTCGGCGCCATTCTGTTCGAACAGACAATGGATCGCGATATCGAAGGCCAATACACTGCTGACTACCTTGCCGATAAAGGAATTGTACCATTTCTGAAGGTCGATAAAGGACTCGCCGAACAGAAAAATGGCGTCCAGCTCATGAAACCGATCAATGATCTGGATGAAACCTTGCGCCGTGCTAACGAACGGAACATTTTCGGTACCAAAATGCGCTCAGTCATCCATGAATTGAACCAAGAAGGCATCAAGGCTGTCGTTGATCAGCAATTTGACTTCGGAAAACGCATCATTGCTGCCGATCTAATTCCGATCATTGAACCAGAAGTGAACATTCATAGTGAAAGCAAAGAACAATCAGAAGAAATGCTGAAGGAGGAAATCCTTAAGCATCTGGATGATCTATCTGAGGAAGAAAATGTGATGCTCAAACTGACTATTCCAACGAAAGCTAATTTGTATAAAGAATTGATCGAACATCCGCGCGTCATTCGTGTTGTCGCCCTATCCGGCGGCTATGCCCGGGAGAAAGCCAATGAAAAATTGAAAAAGAATGATGGCCTCATTGCTAGCTTCTCCCGCGCTCTCACCGCTGACTTGAATGTCAATCAGTCGGACGAAGAGTTCAATGAGACGTTACAACAGGCTGTCGATACAATTTACGATGCTTCAGTGAACAAAGAATAG
- a CDS encoding NlpC/P60 family protein: MQQLFEEGSGITLPATMETLRQSGEEIHVEELERGDLMFFAGEGGGETAEFAAIYLGEGRFAAVIDRKVIITDMNTDQ; encoded by the coding sequence ATTCAGCAACTCTTTGAAGAAGGATCTGGTATTACCCTGCCGGCAACAATGGAAACACTTCGCCAAAGCGGCGAGGAGATTCATGTTGAAGAGCTCGAGCGAGGAGACCTAATGTTCTTTGCCGGGGAAGGCGGCGGAGAAACTGCGGAGTTTGCTGCCATTTACCTTGGAGAAGGCAGATTCGCAGCCGTCATAGATAGAAAAGTGATTATTACTGATATGAACACAGATCAATAG
- a CDS encoding C40 family peptidase, giving the protein MNIDLPRYGQDQWQEGTEISRDEIERGDLMFFQGSSLIPAVYIGNNQMIVATQSYGVAVIDLTTSSYWIPRYVGSQDL; this is encoded by the coding sequence TTGAATATCGATTTACCACGCTATGGACAGGATCAATGGCAGGAAGGTACCGAAATATCCAGGGATGAAATAGAAAGAGGAGACTTGATGTTTTTTCAAGGGTCAAGTTTAATCCCTGCTGTATATATCGGTAACAATCAAATGATTGTTGCCACTCAGTCCTATGGCGTAGCCGTTATAGATCTTACCACAAGCTCATATTGGATACCGCGATATGTAGGAAGCCAGGACTTATGA
- a CDS encoding C40 family peptidase, whose translation MSGRNLPYRHFLGDGHVIHATGEEGKTTISYMNEYWKEHFTGAKRFDDLTISYDNEVVFEASQLLGTEYELGGASPEEGFDTGVSFNMYTKKV comes from the coding sequence ATGTCAGGAAGGAATCTCCCATACCGCCATTTCCTTGGTGATGGCCACGTCATCCATGCCACAGGAGAAGAAGGAAAAACAACGATTTCGTATATGAATGAGTATTGGAAGGAGCACTTTACTGGAGCAAAACGCTTTGATGATTTAACCATTTCATATGATAATGAAGTGGTATTTGAAGCCTCTCAGCTTCTTGGTACGGAGTATGAGCTAGGAGGCGCTTCGCCAGAAGAAGGTTTTGACACGGGAGTCTCATTCAATATGTATACAAAGAAGGTTTGA
- a CDS encoding YugN-like family protein, producing the protein MIEVPSKIENHKFVLYDLEKKLKPIGYEIGGNWDYDHGSFDYKISNEDGYQFFRVPFTAVDGELEQKGVVVQVGTPFVLTHKYQEHIDNVTEPYNAVLNQFSEPVDHDAEVPQSSIDMAERLNTELEEVLLS; encoded by the coding sequence ATGATTGAGGTGCCCTCTAAGATTGAAAACCATAAATTTGTACTATATGACCTAGAAAAAAAATTAAAGCCAATTGGATATGAAATTGGGGGAAATTGGGATTACGACCATGGAAGTTTTGATTATAAAATTTCTAATGAGGATGGATACCAATTTTTTCGTGTGCCATTCACAGCCGTTGACGGGGAGTTAGAACAAAAAGGAGTAGTTGTGCAGGTTGGCACTCCTTTTGTATTAACACACAAATACCAGGAGCATATAGACAATGTAACGGAACCTTATAATGCTGTACTTAATCAATTTTCAGAACCTGTTGATCATGATGCGGAAGTGCCGCAGTCTTCCATCGACATGGCTGAGCGGTTAAATACAGAATTAGAAGAAGTTTTATTGTCATAA
- a CDS encoding glucose-6-phosphate isomerase — translation MAKGITLDYSNVLSFVKEEEMEHLKGAVANAHQAVHEKTGAGNDFLGWVDLPENYDKDEFSRIQQAAEKIQKDSDVLLVIGIGGSYLGAKAAIESLSHSFRNQLGSKGRSGPEIYFAGHQISQSYIQDLLDMLEGKDVSINVISKSGTTTEPAIAFRIFRNYLEKKYGKEEAAKRIYATTDKEKGALKTLAGEQGYETFVVPDDVGGRYSVLTAVGLLPIAAAGLDITSMMTGANDARKDLFEEDLHKNHAYQYAALRHIFYQKGKAIELLVNYEPQLHYVSEWWKQLFGESEGKDGKGLFPASVDFSTDLHSMGQYVQEGRRHLFETVLQIEETGKNVTIEETEDDLDGLNYLAGESMDFVNKKAFEGTLLAHTDGDVPNLVLQIPELNEYYFGYLVYFFEKACAISGYLLGVNPFDQPGVEAYKKNMFALLGKPGFEERKEALQNRLNQS, via the coding sequence ATGGCGAAAGGAATCACCTTAGATTACAGTAATGTATTGTCTTTTGTAAAAGAAGAGGAGATGGAGCATTTAAAAGGTGCTGTTGCTAATGCTCATCAAGCAGTACATGAGAAAACGGGAGCCGGAAATGATTTTTTGGGCTGGGTTGATCTTCCGGAAAACTATGATAAGGATGAGTTTTCTCGTATTCAACAAGCTGCAGAAAAAATCCAAAAAGACAGTGATGTTTTGTTAGTTATTGGAATTGGCGGCTCTTATCTAGGGGCGAAGGCAGCAATTGAAAGTTTAAGTCATTCTTTCCGCAATCAGCTTGGGAGCAAAGGTCGCAGCGGACCTGAAATATATTTTGCCGGACACCAAATCAGTCAATCCTATATTCAAGATTTATTAGACATGTTAGAGGGCAAAGATGTGTCGATTAATGTTATTTCTAAATCTGGTACGACGACAGAACCTGCGATTGCATTTCGGATTTTCCGTAATTATTTAGAAAAAAAATATGGAAAAGAAGAGGCAGCAAAACGTATTTATGCTACGACAGATAAAGAAAAAGGTGCCTTAAAAACACTGGCAGGGGAACAAGGTTATGAAACATTTGTCGTCCCGGATGATGTAGGCGGCCGCTATTCGGTTTTAACTGCAGTGGGACTTTTGCCGATCGCAGCTGCTGGACTTGATATAACTAGTATGATGACAGGAGCAAATGATGCACGAAAGGACCTCTTTGAAGAGGACTTGCATAAAAATCATGCTTATCAATATGCTGCGCTTCGTCATATTTTTTATCAAAAAGGAAAAGCCATTGAATTATTGGTTAATTATGAGCCTCAGCTTCATTATGTTTCCGAGTGGTGGAAGCAGTTATTTGGAGAAAGTGAAGGCAAAGATGGAAAAGGGCTGTTCCCAGCTTCTGTAGACTTTTCTACAGATCTACACTCCATGGGACAATATGTCCAAGAAGGCCGCCGCCATCTATTTGAAACCGTTCTTCAAATTGAAGAAACAGGTAAGAATGTAACCATTGAAGAAACGGAAGACGATCTCGACGGCTTAAACTATCTCGCTGGGGAATCAATGGACTTTGTCAATAAGAAAGCATTCGAAGGAACACTTCTTGCGCATACAGATGGAGATGTACCGAATCTAGTTTTACAAATCCCTGAATTAAATGAATATTATTTTGGCTATCTTGTCTATTTCTTTGAGAAAGCTTGTGCTATCAGCGGATATTTACTAGGAGTTAATCCGTTTGATCAGCCTGGTGTAGAAGCATATAAGAAAAATATGTTTGCACTTCTTGGTAAGCCTGGCTTTGAAGAAAGAAAAGAAGCATTGCAAAACAGATTAAACCAATCCTAA
- a CDS encoding DUF378 domain-containing protein, which yields MSGLQRTALVLAIIGAINWGLIGFFGFDLIASIFGSQAAALSRVIYSLVGIAGLYCISLLLKPDEELEKSPEPQR from the coding sequence ATGAGCGGATTGCAGCGTACTGCTCTCGTACTGGCTATCATCGGAGCAATTAACTGGGGATTGATTGGCTTTTTTGGCTTTGACTTGATTGCATCTATTTTTGGAAGCCAGGCAGCCGCCTTATCTCGTGTCATTTACTCGTTAGTGGGAATTGCTGGACTCTATTGTATTTCTCTGCTTTTAAAGCCCGACGAAGAATTAGAAAAAAGTCCCGAACCGCAGCGGTAA
- the yugI gene encoding S1 domain-containing post-transcriptional regulator GSP13 yields the protein MSVKQYEVGSIVEGKVTGIKPFGAFVALDDNKQGLVHISEVAHGYVKDINEALSVGDQVKVKIKSIDEESGKISLSIRDTEPAPEGKGNETRSQRSGPKGGSKNNSQKNQGFNTLEDKLKDWLKQSNEIQADLNKRMRK from the coding sequence ATGTCGGTTAAGCAGTATGAAGTTGGTAGTATTGTGGAAGGTAAAGTTACAGGTATTAAGCCCTTCGGAGCATTTGTAGCACTTGATGACAACAAACAAGGACTTGTGCATATATCAGAGGTAGCCCACGGATATGTTAAAGATATTAACGAAGCATTATCTGTTGGTGATCAAGTGAAGGTTAAAATTAAGTCCATTGATGAAGAGTCTGGGAAAATTTCACTTTCCATTCGTGATACCGAGCCAGCTCCTGAAGGAAAAGGAAATGAAACGCGCAGCCAGCGAAGCGGCCCTAAAGGCGGCAGCAAAAATAACAGCCAAAAAAATCAAGGCTTTAATACGCTTGAAGATAAACTAAAAGATTGGCTGAAACAATCCAATGAAATACAAGCTGATTTAAACAAAAGAATGCGCAAATAA
- a CDS encoding sodium-dependent transporter, with amino-acid sequence MSNTRDQWKSKIGFILAAAGSAIGLGAVWKLPYVAGTSGGGAFFIIFLAFTLILGTSLLLAEFVIGRKTQKSPIQAYKELAPGTPWYWVGILGIISSCLILSFYAVVGGWILTYFVRSLTGGMTNPPTGDYGMLFGSIISNHWEVGIAHLAFIIITILVVQGGIQKGIERASSIMMPALFVIFIILVIRSLTLDGAMQGVRFFLQPDFSKVGGDTILFALGQAFFSLSLGVSIMVTYSSYLDKKESLVRSASSIVGLSILIAFLSGLAIFPGVFAFGLEPNEGPSLIFTVLPAVFSEMAFGGVFLSLFLLLLLFATLTSAFSLLEIVVSSAARNQPERRKAAAWIGGLGIFVLGIPSNLSYGVLSEWFVFGNTFFDNIDFLVSNILLPLGALLISFFVPLKMKHQDLKEELLRGSGLGEGFFRSWMIMIRYITPIAILFAFLDVLGVW; translated from the coding sequence ATGAGTAACACACGAGATCAATGGAAGTCGAAAATAGGTTTTATATTAGCAGCAGCCGGGTCTGCAATTGGGCTTGGAGCTGTATGGAAACTTCCATACGTAGCAGGAACAAGTGGAGGCGGTGCCTTTTTTATTATATTTTTAGCTTTTACATTAATATTAGGGACTTCCCTTTTACTTGCAGAGTTTGTCATTGGAAGAAAAACACAAAAATCGCCCATTCAAGCATATAAAGAGCTGGCCCCTGGGACGCCATGGTACTGGGTCGGAATTCTTGGTATTATTTCTTCTTGCTTAATTTTATCTTTTTATGCTGTGGTCGGCGGGTGGATTCTTACTTATTTTGTTCGCAGCTTAACTGGCGGCATGACAAATCCACCCACCGGTGACTACGGTATGCTGTTTGGTTCCATTATTTCGAACCATTGGGAAGTCGGGATTGCTCACCTTGCCTTTATCATTATAACGATTCTCGTCGTACAAGGAGGCATTCAAAAAGGAATTGAACGAGCCAGCAGTATTATGATGCCTGCACTTTTTGTCATTTTTATTATTTTAGTAATACGTTCTCTTACCCTTGACGGCGCAATGCAAGGTGTCAGATTTTTCTTGCAGCCAGATTTTAGCAAAGTTGGCGGTGACACTATTCTTTTCGCTCTCGGGCAAGCTTTCTTTTCCCTTAGCCTTGGCGTTTCCATTATGGTGACCTACAGCTCTTATCTCGATAAGAAAGAGAGCCTTGTCCGCTCAGCTTCTTCCATTGTCGGTTTAAGCATATTAATTGCCTTTTTATCAGGCTTAGCCATCTTTCCAGGAGTATTTGCTTTTGGCTTAGAACCTAACGAAGGACCTAGTTTAATATTTACCGTTTTACCTGCCGTCTTTAGTGAAATGGCATTTGGCGGTGTGTTCTTATCATTATTTTTGCTTTTATTGTTATTTGCTACCTTAACATCCGCTTTTTCTTTACTTGAGATTGTTGTATCTTCTGCAGCTAGAAATCAGCCAGAGCGCAGAAAGGCAGCGGCATGGATTGGCGGTCTTGGCATTTTTGTACTTGGTATTCCGTCCAACCTGTCTTATGGGGTACTTTCAGAGTGGTTTGTTTTTGGCAACACCTTTTTCGATAATATAGATTTTCTTGTTAGTAATATTTTACTGCCATTGGGTGCTCTTCTTATTTCCTTTTTCGTTCCATTAAAAATGAAGCATCAAGACTTGAAGGAAGAACTGCTTCGCGGATCTGGCCTAGGAGAAGGGTTTTTCCGCAGCTGGATGATTATGATTCGTTATATCACACCTATCGCTATTTTATTTGCATTTCTAGATGTTTTAGGCGTTTGGTAA
- a CDS encoding aminotransferase: protein MTISSIKQTERLSQAVQNIRPSGIRRFFDMASTMEDVISLGVGEPDFVTPWNVREASIASMERGFTAYTANSGVIELREEIASYLDKQFSTSYDPESEIIVTVGASEAIDIAIRATVNPGEEVIVIEPGFVAYAPIVSLAGGVPVPIGTKKENKFKITKEELEAAITPNTKAVMLSFPNNPTGAVMTKEDLLPIAEVIEKHNLLVLSDEIYAELSYDNQHYSFAKLPAMRDRTILISGFSKAFAMTGWRIGFVCAPQDLAQAMLKIHQYTMMCASSLAQYGALEALQNGREQVERMVTSYRQRRNFIVKAFSEIGLPCHLPGGAFYAFPSIEQTGMSSETFAEALLKEEKVAVVPGDVFGEGGEGHIRCSYATSMDSLQTAIERIGRFLKKHG, encoded by the coding sequence ATGACGATTTCTTCTATCAAACAAACAGAAAGATTGTCTCAGGCCGTTCAAAATATACGTCCTTCAGGGATTCGCCGGTTTTTTGATATGGCCTCTACCATGGAAGATGTCATATCACTTGGCGTTGGGGAACCTGATTTTGTTACGCCTTGGAATGTGAGAGAAGCAAGCATTGCATCAATGGAAAGAGGCTTTACAGCTTATACAGCGAATTCTGGAGTAATAGAATTAAGAGAAGAAATTGCTTCTTATTTAGATAAACAATTCTCTACTTCATACGACCCTGAATCGGAAATTATTGTAACAGTTGGAGCGAGTGAAGCGATTGACATTGCAATAAGGGCAACGGTTAACCCAGGAGAAGAAGTAATCGTAATAGAGCCTGGTTTTGTTGCATATGCACCGATTGTTTCTTTGGCAGGCGGTGTCCCGGTGCCAATTGGAACAAAAAAAGAGAATAAGTTTAAAATCACGAAAGAAGAATTAGAAGCCGCTATTACACCGAATACAAAAGCTGTTATGTTGAGTTTTCCAAATAATCCAACGGGAGCTGTAATGACAAAAGAGGATTTGCTGCCGATTGCAGAGGTTATTGAAAAACATAATCTGCTTGTGTTATCCGATGAAATTTATGCAGAACTCAGTTACGACAACCAACATTACAGTTTTGCAAAACTGCCTGCCATGCGAGATCGTACCATTCTCATTTCAGGTTTTTCTAAAGCGTTTGCGATGACGGGATGGCGCATAGGTTTTGTATGTGCTCCGCAAGATCTCGCTCAAGCGATGTTGAAAATTCATCAATATACTATGATGTGTGCTTCTTCTCTTGCTCAGTATGGAGCGTTAGAAGCACTGCAGAACGGAAGAGAACAAGTAGAACGTATGGTAACAAGCTACAGGCAGCGCCGTAATTTTATTGTAAAAGCTTTTTCTGAAATTGGTCTGCCATGTCATTTGCCTGGCGGAGCCTTTTATGCGTTTCCTTCCATAGAACAAACAGGGATGAGTTCAGAAACATTTGCAGAGGCCCTTTTAAAAGAAGAAAAAGTAGCAGTTGTACCAGGTGATGTCTTTGGAGAAGGCGGGGAAGGCCATATACGTTGTTCTTACGCGACATCGATGGATTCCTTGCAAACAGCTATAGAACGGATAGGGCGTTTCCTTAAAAAACATGGATAA
- a CDS encoding Lrp/AsnC family transcriptional regulator produces the protein MVFQWKGVIKVEDKLEILRLLEENGRMDVHTLAKMVDKSEEDVQAIINKLEKEKIILSYAAVVDWSKVNDREGVTAMIDVKVTPQRGVGFDEVAERIYRFPEVKALYLVSGAYDLSVVIDGNTMSEIASFVSEKLSALDSVISTTTHFRLKTYKHDGVVFGDEDDDDKRIVVSP, from the coding sequence ATGGTTTTTCAATGGAAAGGAGTCATCAAGGTGGAAGATAAACTGGAGATTTTACGTTTACTAGAAGAAAATGGACGCATGGATGTTCACACCCTTGCTAAAATGGTAGATAAATCCGAAGAAGACGTCCAGGCAATCATAAATAAATTAGAAAAAGAAAAAATAATACTAAGCTACGCAGCGGTAGTTGATTGGAGCAAGGTTAACGACCGAGAGGGCGTGACAGCAATGATTGATGTGAAGGTGACTCCTCAACGCGGTGTCGGTTTTGATGAAGTGGCGGAAAGAATTTATCGTTTTCCGGAAGTAAAAGCTCTGTATTTAGTTTCTGGAGCTTATGATTTATCCGTCGTCATTGACGGCAATACGATGTCGGAAATAGCTAGCTTTGTATCCGAAAAACTTTCAGCATTAGATTCGGTCATCTCAACCACCACTCATTTTAGGCTAAAAACATATAAACATGATGGTGTTGTGTTTGGTGATGAAGACGATGATGATAAAAGGATTGTGGTGTCACCATGA
- a CDS encoding isochorismatase family cysteine hydrolase: MAEDLPHIEEKASVALLIIDMINDMEFEDSEKIFPQALRAAENIANLKKRAKQHDIPVIYVNDNYGRWQSDFKELVNHCKQDNVKGKPITELVEPEDDDYFVLKPQFSAFFATPLDLLLDYLEVKTLIITGVAGNMCIQFTANDAYMRHYRLLIPSDGTASNQKKDNDQALDLMSNVLKADVSSSSTYDFIKIIKEASNYYSQKRG, encoded by the coding sequence TTGGCAGAAGATCTTCCGCACATTGAAGAAAAAGCAAGTGTCGCGTTGCTAATTATCGATATGATTAACGATATGGAATTTGAGGATAGTGAAAAAATATTTCCACAAGCACTTCGGGCAGCAGAAAATATAGCCAATTTAAAAAAAAGGGCTAAACAGCATGACATCCCCGTTATCTATGTCAATGACAACTATGGCCGCTGGCAGAGTGATTTCAAAGAACTAGTAAACCATTGCAAACAAGATAACGTGAAAGGAAAACCGATAACAGAACTCGTTGAACCTGAGGATGATGATTATTTTGTATTAAAACCCCAATTCTCTGCATTTTTTGCAACACCGCTGGATTTGCTGCTTGATTATTTAGAAGTAAAAACGTTAATCATCACCGGTGTAGCAGGTAATATGTGTATTCAGTTCACAGCTAATGACGCTTACATGAGACACTACAGATTACTAATTCCATCCGACGGTACAGCTTCTAATCAAAAAAAAGATAATGATCAAGCGCTGGATTTGATGAGCAATGTGTTGAAAGCGGATGTATCTTCTTCTTCCACCTATGACTTTATTAAAATAATTAAAGAAGCAAGCAATTATTATTCACAAAAAAGAGGCTGA
- a CDS encoding S-ribosylhomocysteine lyase, whose amino-acid sequence MARVESFELDHTIVKAPYVRHAGVQRVGSDGVVNKFDIRFCQPNKQNLQPPVIHTLEHLLALNIRRFAEEYDHFEVIDLSPMGCQTGFYLIMNGEPKIEELIDVLEKTMNYSLDLEEVPAANEEQCGQAKLHNLEGAKKWMKYWLEQDKNALKEVF is encoded by the coding sequence ATGGCTCGCGTAGAAAGTTTTGAGTTAGACCATACCATTGTGAAAGCCCCGTATGTTCGGCACGCAGGAGTTCAAAGAGTTGGATCTGACGGTGTCGTTAATAAATTTGATATTCGTTTTTGCCAGCCAAATAAACAAAATCTTCAACCTCCGGTAATTCATACTTTAGAGCACTTGTTAGCATTAAATATCCGCCGGTTCGCTGAAGAATACGACCATTTTGAAGTGATTGATCTTTCGCCTATGGGTTGTCAAACCGGATTTTATTTAATCATGAACGGAGAGCCTAAAATTGAAGAATTAATTGATGTTCTTGAAAAAACCATGAATTATTCTTTAGACCTAGAAGAAGTACCGGCTGCAAATGAAGAACAGTGCGGGCAAGCGAAACTTCATAACCTTGAAGGCGCGAAGAAATGGATGAAATACTGGTTAGAACAAGATAAAAATGCGTTAAAAGAAGTTTTTTAA